A stretch of Thermomicrobium roseum DSM 5159 DNA encodes these proteins:
- a CDS encoding amidohydrolase family protein, which yields MTTRRIDIIDIHVHVRTGDHAKVWERDRYVPANQEGFSDHPDAMADMYRELNGMAVIFDIDDETRTGLKASNEEIAQWVARHPDVYIGFGSVDPWKGKAAIIEVERCAALGLKGIKFHPAVQDFAPNDPRFFPLWETCARLGLAVLFHSGTTMAGAGQPGGAGIRLEYGRPIPYIDDIAARFPELRIIMAHPAWPWHEEQLAILRHKPNVFMDLSGWAPKYIPESVIRYANSLVQDKVFFGSDFPMLTPHRWLREFAELPIKDSVRPKILRDNAARFLGLTHLVEHALPASE from the coding sequence GTGACGACTCGACGAATCGACATCATCGACATCCATGTTCACGTGCGAACTGGTGACCATGCCAAAGTTTGGGAACGCGACCGCTATGTTCCCGCCAACCAGGAAGGATTCAGCGACCACCCTGACGCTATGGCCGACATGTATCGCGAACTCAATGGCATGGCCGTCATCTTCGACATCGATGACGAAACCCGCACGGGACTCAAAGCCTCCAACGAGGAGATCGCCCAGTGGGTCGCCAGACACCCTGATGTCTACATCGGCTTCGGTTCGGTCGATCCCTGGAAGGGAAAGGCTGCGATCATCGAGGTCGAACGCTGCGCTGCACTCGGGCTCAAAGGCATCAAGTTTCACCCAGCGGTCCAAGACTTCGCACCGAACGATCCCCGCTTTTTCCCCCTCTGGGAAACCTGCGCACGACTCGGCCTGGCCGTTCTGTTTCACAGCGGCACCACCATGGCTGGAGCCGGGCAACCGGGCGGTGCCGGCATCCGCCTCGAATACGGTCGCCCCATCCCGTACATCGACGATATCGCCGCACGTTTCCCGGAACTCCGCATCATCATGGCTCATCCGGCCTGGCCCTGGCACGAGGAGCAACTCGCCATCCTACGCCATAAGCCGAACGTCTTCATGGATCTCTCCGGTTGGGCACCCAAGTACATTCCGGAAAGCGTCATTCGCTACGCGAACTCGTTGGTTCAGGACAAGGTCTTCTTCGGGTCAGACTTCCCCATGCTCACTCCTCACCGCTGGCTGCGCGAGTTCGCTGAACTCCCCATCAAAGACTCGGTCCGTCCGAAGATCCTCCGCGACAACGCGGCCCGCTTCCTCGGTCTCACACACCTCGTCGAGCACGCCCTACCAGCTTCGGAGTAG
- a CDS encoding HEAT repeat domain-containing protein, which translates to MATPNQHEGSPYDMALIEGLQHPRPDIAEMCAWVLGQRRTRLAVPALIEVLHRRPNEIDVLVAAVNALGSIGDTRALPALVEAARKGAVPVRRAALRALAAIDPVRATPILRDARERDPSPGVRAEAARLLEEEAKRDQPDETTV; encoded by the coding sequence ATGGCTACTCCGAATCAGCACGAGGGCTCGCCCTACGACATGGCCTTGATCGAAGGACTCCAGCATCCACGCCCGGATATTGCCGAAATGTGCGCCTGGGTTTTGGGTCAGCGGCGGACACGCCTGGCGGTACCCGCGCTGATCGAGGTACTCCACAGACGTCCGAACGAGATCGACGTCCTGGTCGCTGCGGTCAACGCGCTCGGGTCCATCGGCGATACCCGAGCGTTGCCAGCACTGGTCGAAGCCGCCCGCAAGGGAGCCGTTCCCGTCCGACGCGCCGCCCTGCGCGCGTTGGCTGCCATCGATCCCGTCCGAGCCACTCCGATCCTGCGCGACGCTCGCGAACGCGACCCGTCACCCGGAGTGCGTGCGGAAGCTGCTCGACTGCTCGAAGAGGAGGCCAAGCGTGACCAACCCGATGAGACCACCGTTTGA
- a CDS encoding glycogen debranching N-terminal domain-containing protein: MGLARDARILKDGELFVVSDERGDLRRTLPGAGVYARDTRFLSELWLLLNGEEPELFDSSAERTNTAIFEFGNAVFRDEEGRDILAHTISLRRCRSVRRGTLDEELVLENYNAFDITVELAFVFAADFLDIFEVRGFPRERPRGRILLPQQQDHSLRLAYRAPDDVLLETEIVFSRQPDTVTTEPGATHLSELALPRMLLPGHDQLIRAPGMIHPPRAFVLFHLKLPSHGRERLALRIAPRELLERRIAVRVPDVSRLTEPVEPPTYSFARARTDHELFDRVLQRSLDDVRALLTPFPGGRLVAAGIPWFVAPFGRDSLIVSLQMMLFAPELALETLRFLARYQGRKHDPWTEEEPGKILHELRFGEMVRLGETPHSPYYGTVDATPLFIVTFCEVMDWVGTPALFDELFPAVQAALHWIDQHGDHNGDGFIDYGRVSPRGLVHQNWKDSHNSLLFPDGRDPVPPIAAVEVQGYVYQAKRALAAVLQRFGKPSHQVLVARLRAEAEQLRARFEQRFWSESDQFYGQAIDGQGRLVPAISSNPGHCLWSEIIGPERAARVVERLFRSDLYSGWGIRTLASTMPHYNPMSYHNGSIWPHDNALIIAGLRRYGYHREALRLASDLLEVAVSFPYYRLPELFCGFGRDEAECMVPISYPVSCSPQAWAAGTMPFLLRIMLGAEARAAERRLTLRPAFPDWLTEVEIRGLRFAGTTLDLAVRRQAGRYTLEVEADPGITVVLAGSSDDFRR, from the coding sequence ATGGGACTGGCTCGCGACGCACGCATCCTCAAGGACGGTGAGCTGTTCGTCGTCAGCGACGAGCGCGGTGACCTGCGTCGCACCTTACCGGGTGCCGGCGTCTATGCGCGCGACACTCGTTTTCTCAGCGAACTCTGGCTGCTTCTCAACGGTGAGGAGCCAGAACTGTTCGATTCTTCGGCTGAACGGACGAATACAGCTATCTTCGAGTTCGGCAATGCGGTCTTCCGGGACGAAGAGGGTCGGGACATCCTCGCTCATACCATCAGCCTGCGGCGCTGCCGCAGTGTCCGGCGCGGAACCTTGGACGAGGAACTGGTTCTGGAAAACTACAATGCTTTCGACATCACTGTCGAGCTGGCATTCGTCTTCGCAGCCGATTTCCTCGATATCTTCGAGGTACGGGGCTTCCCCCGCGAGCGCCCACGCGGGCGCATCTTGCTTCCACAGCAGCAAGATCACTCGCTCCGGCTCGCCTACCGCGCACCCGACGACGTTCTCCTCGAGACCGAAATCGTGTTCAGTCGCCAGCCGGACACGGTCACGACCGAGCCAGGCGCCACGCACCTGAGCGAACTCGCACTCCCACGCATGCTGCTGCCGGGCCACGATCAGCTGATCCGTGCCCCCGGAATGATTCATCCACCCCGTGCCTTCGTTCTCTTCCACTTGAAGCTCCCGAGTCATGGCCGGGAACGGCTGGCGCTCCGCATCGCTCCCCGTGAGCTCCTGGAACGTCGGATCGCTGTTCGCGTTCCGGATGTGTCACGCTTGACCGAGCCGGTCGAACCACCCACCTATTCCTTCGCTCGCGCTCGCACCGATCACGAACTGTTCGACCGGGTGCTCCAGCGTAGCCTCGACGACGTCCGCGCGCTCCTGACGCCATTCCCGGGTGGGCGTCTCGTCGCTGCGGGTATTCCCTGGTTCGTTGCCCCCTTCGGGCGCGATAGCTTGATCGTCAGTCTCCAAATGATGCTCTTCGCCCCGGAACTCGCACTGGAGACGCTGCGCTTTCTCGCTCGCTACCAAGGCCGCAAGCATGATCCCTGGACAGAGGAAGAGCCGGGCAAGATCCTCCACGAGCTGCGTTTCGGTGAGATGGTTCGTCTCGGTGAGACGCCGCACAGCCCGTACTACGGCACTGTCGATGCAACGCCGCTCTTCATCGTCACTTTTTGCGAAGTCATGGATTGGGTGGGAACACCCGCGCTCTTCGATGAACTCTTCCCCGCTGTCCAGGCCGCCCTCCACTGGATCGATCAGCATGGGGATCACAATGGTGACGGCTTCATCGACTACGGGAGGGTCTCGCCGCGCGGCCTCGTCCACCAGAATTGGAAGGACAGTCACAACTCCTTGCTCTTTCCCGACGGTCGCGATCCGGTTCCACCGATCGCGGCGGTCGAAGTCCAGGGCTACGTGTACCAAGCGAAGCGAGCGCTCGCTGCCGTCCTGCAGCGTTTCGGGAAACCATCGCACCAGGTGCTCGTCGCCCGCTTGCGCGCCGAAGCCGAGCAGCTGCGCGCACGCTTCGAGCAACGCTTCTGGAGCGAGTCCGACCAGTTCTATGGCCAGGCAATCGATGGGCAAGGTCGACTCGTTCCCGCCATTTCCTCCAACCCTGGCCACTGCCTCTGGAGCGAGATCATCGGTCCCGAGCGTGCGGCGCGCGTCGTCGAACGGCTGTTCCGCTCCGATCTCTACTCGGGTTGGGGGATCCGCACGCTGGCCAGCACCATGCCACACTACAACCCGATGAGCTACCACAACGGCAGCATCTGGCCACACGACAACGCACTCATCATCGCGGGCTTACGTCGCTACGGGTATCACCGCGAGGCACTCCGCCTCGCCAGCGATCTGCTCGAAGTGGCGGTCAGTTTTCCGTACTACCGCCTTCCCGAACTCTTCTGTGGTTTCGGCCGCGACGAGGCAGAGTGCATGGTTCCCATCTCCTATCCGGTCAGCTGCAGTCCACAAGCTTGGGCTGCCGGCACAATGCCTTTCCTCCTCCGCATCATGCTCGGTGCCGAAGCACGAGCTGCCGAGCGTCGTCTCACCCTTCGTCCGGCATTTCCCGACTGGCTCACTGAGGTCGAGATCCGAGGGCTCCGCTTCGCGGGCACCACGCTCGACCTCGCGGTCCGGCGCCAGGCAGGCCGCTACACGCTCGAAGTCGAGGCTGATCCCGGCATCACTGTGGTACTCGCTGGCTCATCCGATGATTTCCGGAGGTAA